In Bacteroidota bacterium, the genomic stretch AGTTATTTTAACTTAATCTAGTTTAATATAAAATGAAACGAGCATGAGAGCCAATTTCTCACAAAGGGGAATGACTATTTGCGAGTTCCATCCCTGCCTGCAAGACGCAGTCAGGCAGGTGACCAAAACATAAAAATTATAAACAGATGAAATACATTTACCTCATATTTATTTTCGCTATTCTATCAAACAGTGCAAATGCACAACTGACAAGCGGCACAACTTCTGATAAGAATAAAAACGCAGCTCAGAATATGCTTTCAGGTAATTTTAGCAAAGGAGTTACCATCGGTGGTTACGGACAGATAGATTACAACCAGCCATTGTATGATAACAAATCAGGAATGATGGATATTCACAGACTGGTATTACTTTTTGGTTACAAATTCTCGGAAAATGTACATTTTATTACCGAAATAGAACTGGAACATGTATCAGAAGTATATGTAGAACAGGCATTTTTGAACTATAAACTTAATGACTATATATCACTTAGAGGAGGTTTAATGCTTATTCCGATGGGATATGTAAACGAATATCACGAACCTACACAATACAATGGTGTTGAACGCCCCAACATCGATAAATATATCGTACCAACTACCTGGAGAGAAATAGGTGCCGGAGTTACAGGAAACATTGATGATATTTCTCTTTCCTATCAGGCTTACGTTTTCAATGGCTTCAACAGCTTTAACGATGGAGGAGTACTAAGAGGAAGTGACGGACTGCGAAAAGGCCGTCAAAAAGGAGCAGAATCGCTGTTTCAGAGAGCAAACTTCTCCACAAAAGTAAATTACTACGGAATTCAGGGGCTTAAAATGGGATTATCAGGTTATTTTGGTGAGACCAACTCCACACTGTTCGACGGTCTGGATAACTCTAATGAAACAGATATTGCAAAGGCTGATTCTTCAATTATCGGAGTTTCGATGGTAGGTTTTGATGCACAATACAACCTAAAGGGTTTCGAGGCTAAGACCCAGGTAATCTATTCAGGATTAAACAATACCGAAAAGTACAACGCAATGACCGGTAAAGATTTGGGCTCATCGATGTTCGGATACTACCTTGAGCTTGGTTATGATGTACTAAGTATATTTAAAGAAGATGCCGAACAACGTATTGTATTGTTCGGACGCTATGAAAAATACGACACACATAATTCTGTTGCCGATATAGAAATGAACAATGCCTATAACAGAACCGATATTACAATGGGAGTTTCATACCATGTAGCACAGGGCGCTGTATTGAAGGCAGATTACCAGCTCAGGGGTGATAAGGAAAGCAACAAGTATAATCCTAATTTGAATTTTGGCATTGGTATTTGGTTCTAAAAATCTTTGGAAAAAGAAAAGTTAAACAAATGCAAATGCCATCGAAATTTTATAGCGGTGACCCGGGTTACTACACAAACATAAAATATTCAGAACAATAGTAGAATTAAATTTTATTCGACATGAAAAAAAACATGGGAAGTGCTGATAGAATAATCAGAGTGCTTGTTGCGGCAATTATTGCAGTTTTATTTTACACAAATGTTATATCCGGTACATTGGGAATTGTACTGCTTATAATCGCAGGAGTATTTGTATTAACAAGCCTGCTTAAGTTTTGTCCTCTATATAGCATATTTGGTATAAAAACATGCCCGACTAAACAAAAAGTTTGATCCTTAAGTTATTGTGTATCAATTTTGCAGTATACAATCCAGAATAACTAT encodes the following:
- a CDS encoding DUF2892 domain-containing protein, with the protein product MKKNMGSADRIIRVLVAAIIAVLFYTNVISGTLGIVLLIIAGVFVLTSLLKFCPLYSIFGIKTCPTKQKV